A stretch of the Aegilops tauschii subsp. strangulata cultivar AL8/78 chromosome 4, Aet v6.0, whole genome shotgun sequence genome encodes the following:
- the LOC109743331 gene encoding uncharacterized protein, producing the protein MAGAPRRSDVDFADVFGGPPRRSSGSDRGRRSSLDSPSGSGSGPASRERSGAEERPVFGDRTSSGFASRERRSGGESGPGERPVFGDRTSSERRQLGQEFYKDIFPGAEPPASPRPGGASGDRDVFGAPTSPGGSTSRLLSRSSFSMKFTRGVDSSVPTSPSRHISNRNDDDTSYGYSVPASPNSSTNSSLAQGVSQQDSKRNPFSWHRYPFLSRFRSSGDKKDSSQHVNSMDSECEGTPISSASFISSDKFHFSFYKWAGKGALLMLPASVQEKDGNIIGVRSFPQVVVQGIDLIDEEESMSTATPASKSQTDYEDYKSGKDGLFERKHSINSTTREESSVFDDYLQGDKSKEAGTKKSINNAKNNVSAGSPRTQSSRPPSDEKSRGSRVLKDFIKIFSPEVSPKRKAAVEAQDQSSGKNGSKGGVEDKFSISDLETGEDIKTDKTNNQNAFSPAAAQIRDVQGRMEKPVLTVDDEILTRTGKLSGTEDVKPPSADKSFHVETEEKVRDTTSREESHMENLEECVVEHLDEDQILQDDNEKEQIKISQSKIREWSKGKEGNIRSLLSTLQYVLWPESGWKPVPLVNIIEGAAVKKAYQKALLCLHPDKLQQRGAAMHQKYIAEKVFEILQEAWKEFNSVTFG; encoded by the exons ATGGCCGGCGCCCCGCGCAGGTCCGACGTCGACTTCGCGGACGTCTTCGGCGGCCCGCCCCGCCGCTCGTCGGGGAGCGACCGCGGGCGGCGCTCCTCGCTCGACTCgccctccggctccggctccggcccCGCGTCCAGGGAGCGGAGCGGGGCCGAGGAGAGGCCCGTCTTCGGGGACCGCACCAGCTCCGGCTTCGCGTCCAGGGAGCGGCGGAGCGGCGGGGAGAGCGGGCCCGGGGAGAGGCCCGTCTTCGGGGACCGCACCAGCTCCGAGCGGAGGCAGCTCGGCCAGGAGTTCTACAAGGATATCTTCCCGGGGGCCGAGCCGCCGGCGTCGCCCAGGCCGGGCGGCGCCTCCGGCGATCGGGACGTGTTTGGCGCGCCCACGTCGCCCGGCGGGTCCACCAGCCGCCTGCTGTCGCGGTCCAG CTTCTCCATGAAGTTCACCAGAGGTGTGGACAGTTCAGTGCCTACTTCTCCATCCCGGCATATATCCAACAGAAATGATGATGACACATCTTATGGTTACAGTGTTCCAGCTTCACCGAATTCATCCACGAACAGTTCTCTTGCCCAGGGGGTATCCCAGCAAGATTCGAAGAGGAATCCCTTCTCGTGGCATCGATATCCCTTCCTATCCCGGTTCCGTTCAAGTGGAGATAAGAAGGACAGCTCTCAACATGTTAACTCTATGGACAGTGAATGTGAAGGGACTCCTATTAGTTCAGCAAGCTTCATCAGCAGTGACAAGTTCCATTTTTCATTCTATAAGTGGGCAGGGAAAGGAGCTTTGTTAATGTTGCCAGCTAGTGTGCAAGAAAAAGATGGAAATATTATTGGGGTTAGAAGCTTCCCTCAAGTAGTTGTGCAAGGCATCGACCTAATTGATGAGGAAGAAAGCATGTCAACTGCCACGCCTGCATCAAAAAGTcagaccgactatgaagattacAAATCTGGGAAAGATGGCTTGTTTGAAAGAAAACACAGTATAAACTCAACAACCAGGGAGGAATCTTCAGTGTTTGATGACTACCTGCAGGGTGATAAATCCAAAGAAGCAG GAACAAAGAAGAGTATCAATAATGCAAAGAACAATGTATCAGCAGGGAGCCCCAGAACTCAAAGTTCACGTCCACCTTCAGACGAGAAAAGTCGTGGTAGCAGAGTGCTAAAGGATTTCATCAAAATCTTCAGTCCTGAGGTTTCACCAAAGCGAAAAGCGGCAGTTGAGGCTCAAGATCAGTCCAGTGGAAAAAATGGAAGCAAAGGTGGAGTTGAAGATAAATTTAGCATCTCGGATTTAGAGACTGGTGAGGATATTAAGACGGATAAAACAAACAATCAGAATGCATTTTCCCCTGCAGCTGCTCAA ATAAGAGACGTACAAGGTAGGATGGAGAAACCCGTCCTTACAGTCGATGATGAAATACTCACAAGAACAGGCAAACTCTCGGGAACCGAAGATGTTAAACCTCCATCTGCTGATA AGTCGTTCCATGTTGAAACAGAGGAAAAGGTGCGTGACACAACAAGTCGTGAGGAAAGTCACATGGAAAATCTTGAAGAATGTGTG GTTGAGCATTTGGACGAAGATCAGATTCTTCAGGATGACAATGAAAAGGAACAAATAAAG ATATCTCAATCCAAAATCCGGGAGTGGTCAAAGGGAAAAGAAGGAAATATTCGGTCATTGCTTTCTACACTGCAATAT GTTCTCTGGCCTGAGAGTGGATGGAAACCAGTTCCATTGGTTAACATAATTGAAGGAGCAGCGGTTAAGAAAGCTTATCAGAAGGCGTTGTTATGTCTTCATCCAGATAAGTTGCAACAGCGAGGAGCTGCCATGCATCAAAAGTATATAGCAGAAAAGGTTTTTGAGATTCTACAG GAGGCATGGAAGGAATTCAATTCGGTCACTTTTGGATAG